One Vibrio quintilis DNA segment encodes these proteins:
- the cobA gene encoding uroporphyrinogen-III C-methyltransferase produces MNQGKVYLIGAGPGDPGLLTCRAKQLLAACDVVCYDQLVSAAILSTIPDHVQLHQVGYRGYQGTHIDYGMHPDVLDFARQGKQVARLKAGDPCIFGRTTEECRDLKQNGIPYEIVPGITAALGAAAYSGFPLTSAGMASAVTFVSGHKGSKALRALSRLGPDGGTFVLYMGAKKLAEHIRSLTESGTAKETPIALISSATSADHSCITATLDTIVDAVEQAGYTGPALVIIGEVVTLAQALDWRSQLPLAGVRVLVCGQYGALSALRNAGAEVIAIEQMPVQSLIGREALEQVASLPELGFSDLPAFNVWWRAVLANDWDIRRFPMPMGSDNRAVQKALRNVGIRPARLSEQAMTLTLSEAQALDDPARFYLAGRTVSEPQHYALPAVDWVLADNIAIYQSIAQHHPESVQHAQLVPLNEAVRTWAQAHDKVTEPGVQPDWVGLDDSIEVSDLKEAGKLNAFAEPAEFATSGACTDVV; encoded by the coding sequence TGCTTGCGGCATGTGATGTGGTGTGTTACGACCAGCTGGTCAGCGCTGCGATTCTTTCCACCATTCCGGACCATGTCCAGCTCCATCAGGTCGGCTATCGGGGCTATCAGGGCACGCATATTGATTACGGGATGCACCCGGATGTGCTGGATTTCGCCCGGCAAGGCAAACAGGTGGCCCGTCTTAAAGCCGGTGACCCCTGTATTTTTGGCCGTACCACCGAAGAGTGCCGTGACCTGAAGCAAAACGGCATCCCTTACGAAATTGTGCCGGGCATTACCGCAGCTTTAGGCGCAGCAGCTTATTCCGGCTTCCCGCTCACCAGTGCCGGGATGGCATCGGCCGTGACTTTTGTCAGCGGCCATAAAGGGTCCAAAGCCCTGCGCGCACTGAGTCGCCTTGGCCCGGATGGCGGCACATTCGTACTGTATATGGGGGCGAAAAAACTGGCGGAACACATCCGGAGCCTGACAGAAAGCGGCACCGCGAAAGAGACGCCGATTGCGTTGATCAGCTCCGCCACCAGCGCCGATCACAGCTGTATTACCGCTACGCTGGACACCATCGTCGATGCGGTCGAACAGGCCGGATATACCGGCCCGGCACTGGTGATTATCGGTGAAGTTGTCACGCTGGCACAAGCGCTGGACTGGCGCAGCCAGTTGCCGCTCGCCGGAGTTCGCGTGCTGGTGTGTGGCCAGTACGGGGCATTGTCTGCACTGCGCAATGCGGGGGCGGAAGTGATCGCGATTGAACAGATGCCGGTGCAGTCGTTGATTGGCCGCGAAGCGTTGGAACAGGTGGCGTCACTGCCGGAGCTGGGTTTCAGCGATTTACCCGCCTTCAATGTGTGGTGGCGCGCGGTGTTGGCAAACGACTGGGATATTCGCCGCTTCCCCATGCCGATGGGGAGTGACAACCGTGCGGTGCAAAAGGCGCTGCGCAACGTGGGGATTCGTCCGGCCCGTTTATCTGAACAGGCGATGACGCTCACACTCAGTGAAGCGCAGGCGCTGGATGACCCGGCGCGGTTTTATCTGGCAGGCCGGACGGTGAGCGAGCCGCAACACTATGCGTTACCAGCGGTTGACTGGGTGCTGGCAGACAATATTGCGATCTATCAGTCGATTGCACAGCATCATCCCGAATCGGTGCAACACGCGCAGCTGGTGCCGCTGAACGAAGCCGTCAGAACGTGGGCGCAGGCCCATGACAAGGTGACAGAACCGGGCGTTCAGCCGGATTGGGTCGGGTTGGACGATTCGATTGAGGTGAGTGATTTAAAAGAGGCGGGCAAGCTGAATGCGTTCGCTGAACCCGCAGAGTTCGCCACTTCCGGAGCGTGCACTGATGTGGTCTGA